One genomic window of Dasypus novemcinctus isolate mDasNov1 chromosome 31, mDasNov1.1.hap2, whole genome shotgun sequence includes the following:
- the DPH3 gene encoding diphthamide biosynthesis protein 3 isoform X2: protein MAVFHDEVEIEDFQYDEDSETYFYPCPCGDNFSITKEDLENGEDVATCPSCSLIIKVIYDKSGFLPSVATFTFKQPSTA from the exons ATGGCGGTGTTTCACGACGAGGTGGAGATCGAAGACTTCCAATATGACGAGGACTCCGAGACGTACTTCTACCCCTGCCCGTGTGGAGATAACTTCTCCATCACCAAG GAAGATCTGGAGAATGGGGAAGACGTGGCAACGTGTCCTAGCTGCTCTCTCATTATAAAAGTGATTTATGACAAA AGTGGATTCTTGCCATCCGTTGCCACGTTCACCTTCAAGCAGCCGTCCACAGCGTGA
- the DPH3 gene encoding diphthamide biosynthesis protein 3 isoform X1 — protein sequence MAVFHDEVEIEDFQYDEDSETYFYPCPCGDNFSITKEDLENGEDVATCPSCSLIIKVIYDKDQFMCGETIPAPSTNKELVKC from the exons ATGGCGGTGTTTCACGACGAGGTGGAGATCGAAGACTTCCAATATGACGAGGACTCCGAGACGTACTTCTACCCCTGCCCGTGTGGAGATAACTTCTCCATCACCAAG GAAGATCTGGAGAATGGGGAAGACGTGGCAACGTGTCCTAGCTGCTCTCTCATTATAAAAGTGATTTATGACAAA GATCAGTTTATGTGTGGAGAAACAATCCCAGCACCTTCCACCAACAAAGAGTTGGTTAAATGCTGA